The following are encoded in a window of Spiroplasma tabanidicola genomic DNA:
- a CDS encoding type II toxin-antitoxin system antitoxin SocA domain-containing protein has product MKNLIFFVSFILFIYKKELFEDDFVAYKFGPVIEILYNEIKKYNLNKNENLPKDLFQNTLNLENHIDVQLIKNLLDILFKISTWRLVKLIHIEDSPWGATEQSKVIDKVFLKEYFSNVELR; this is encoded by the coding sequence ATAAAAAATCTTATATTTTTTGTATCGTTTATACTATTCATATACAAAAAAGAACTTTTTGAAGATGATTTTGTAGCTTATAAATTTGGACCTGTCATAGAAATCTTATATAATGAAATTAAAAAATATAACTTAAATAAAAACGAGAATTTACCAAAAGACTTATTTCAAAATACTTTAAATCTTGAAAATCACATAGATGTTCAATTAATAAAAAACCTGTTAGATATTTTATTTAAAATTTCTACTTGAAGATTAGTTAAGTTAATTCATATTGAAGATTCGCCATGAGGTGCTACTGAACAATCAAAAGTTATAGATAAAGTTTTTTTAAAAGAATACTTTTCAAACGTAGAACTTAGATAA
- a CDS encoding ATP-binding cassette domain-containing protein has product MIKIKNLKKTYNNKTVLNVENLTLDQNQCIGIMGKNGAGKTTLVEIIMGSKKQNEGDVIIDKTDLRKNAVFQECQYEQDLNLITIARFYKKLFKSNEDLEVLFEKFELKEFKRKRFIKLSGGEKQKFKLLIAFVNKPNLLLLDELTTSLDFIWREKIYDVLNDYIKENKTTILMVSHDVNEVAKLCQRVIFINDGIVKKDLNLNKDIKENIEILEKEVISCYK; this is encoded by the coding sequence GTGATAAAAATTAAAAATCTTAAAAAAACTTATAACAATAAAACAGTTTTAAACGTTGAAAATTTAACATTAGATCAAAATCAGTGTATTGGGATTATGGGTAAAAATGGTGCTGGAAAAACTACTCTTGTAGAAATTATAATGGGTTCTAAAAAACAAAATGAAGGTGATGTAATTATTGATAAAACAGATCTAAGAAAAAATGCAGTGTTTCAAGAATGTCAATATGAACAAGATTTAAATTTAATAACTATAGCAAGATTTTATAAAAAGTTATTTAAATCAAATGAAGATCTTGAAGTTTTATTTGAAAAATTTGAGTTAAAAGAGTTTAAAAGGAAAAGATTTATTAAACTGTCTGGAGGAGAAAAACAAAAGTTTAAATTATTAATAGCATTTGTTAATAAACCAAATTTACTTTTACTTGACGAACTAACAACGTCATTAGACTTTATTTGAAGAGAAAAAATATATGATGTTTTAAATGATTATATAAAAGAAAATAAAACAACAATTTTAATGGTTTCTCACGATGTTAATGAAGTTGCCAAACTTTGCCAAAGAGTAATTTTTATAAATGATGGTATTGTAAAAAAAGATTTAAACCTAAATAAAGATATTAAAGAAAATATTGAGATTTTAGAAAAAGAGGTTATATCATGTTACAAATAA
- a CDS encoding septation ring formation regulator EzrA yields MILSWDINNLFTNPVTIACMAVFFGCFLIATIILIVLSVYKNIIQTIAKIIDLFDTISKSPLKNLIRRISNIYEETENLEKEYAVWRTKYELIYEKQLQKVMLSFVNLLKDRKTTKPTLANQRKYQKIYEDVIAINKTIHEVFVEIYSKLEIEYIQRDFITFLKELFTSIKEEAVIITFSDLDIDEKKLSDLISKIEVLFEDFYLNMEEGWLNQCWKILGDIRSALVFLIQLLEAIPDIFSSVEAVIPEKLLDLKNKHVTFGNATNEKLTSNAKAFVSLEKQVDILRVEVRNWIKKLQFKTASQKINEINDLIDNFKNTLEYDDKLKSYFSTRAESIKLSLENVVKATWNIQKIYFNTNNVSKIRSPERSDFEAARADFLKTKESFDLVFANFDVGINSGKEVNLIQLKDELLKVLTKAIDDIENLEKSTKIIEKNSTNIISLENQIIFLQSILSQCEVKINQFKSIQELKERFEESVNMEHAKLTSFSKERISKIKTNQEKEQAAIQLDRVANDIMMIFRDLNDAIFLDYISQEIMIYLERYVGKFDGVEQLIIQCEKLFKQRHLEQLINLSLDALTKIKRNDDKRKKWKAY; encoded by the coding sequence ATGATATTATCATGGGATATAAATAACTTATTTACAAATCCAGTAACGATTGCTTGTATGGCAGTTTTTTTTGGATGCTTTTTAATAGCGACAATAATATTAATTGTTTTATCTGTATATAAAAATATTATTCAAACAATTGCAAAAATAATAGATTTATTTGATACCATTTCAAAATCACCTTTAAAAAATTTAATTAGAAGAATTTCAAATATTTACGAAGAAACTGAAAACTTAGAAAAAGAATATGCAGTTTGAAGAACTAAATATGAGTTAATTTATGAAAAACAGCTGCAAAAAGTAATGTTAAGTTTTGTTAATTTATTAAAAGATCGAAAAACTACAAAACCAACTTTAGCAAACCAAAGAAAGTATCAAAAAATTTATGAAGATGTAATAGCAATTAATAAAACAATTCATGAAGTTTTTGTAGAGATATATTCAAAATTAGAAATTGAATATATTCAAAGAGACTTTATTACTTTTTTAAAAGAACTATTTACTTCTATTAAAGAAGAAGCGGTTATTATAACTTTTTCAGATTTAGATATTGATGAAAAAAAACTAAGTGATTTAATTAGTAAAATTGAAGTTTTATTTGAAGATTTTTATTTAAATATGGAAGAAGGGTGACTAAATCAATGTTGAAAAATATTAGGCGATATTAGAAGTGCTTTAGTTTTTTTAATCCAATTATTAGAAGCTATTCCAGATATTTTTTCATCAGTTGAAGCTGTAATTCCAGAAAAATTATTAGATCTTAAAAATAAACACGTAACATTTGGTAATGCTACAAATGAAAAACTTACAAGTAATGCAAAAGCGTTTGTATCTTTAGAAAAACAAGTTGATATTTTAAGAGTTGAAGTTAGAAATTGAATCAAAAAATTACAGTTTAAAACTGCATCACAAAAAATAAATGAAATAAATGATCTTATTGATAATTTTAAAAACACTTTAGAGTATGATGATAAATTAAAATCATATTTTTCAACAAGAGCGGAATCTATCAAACTAAGTTTAGAGAATGTTGTCAAAGCAACTTGAAATATCCAAAAAATATATTTTAATACAAATAATGTATCAAAAATTAGAAGTCCAGAAAGAAGTGACTTTGAAGCAGCAAGAGCAGATTTTTTAAAAACTAAAGAAAGCTTTGATTTAGTTTTTGCAAATTTTGATGTTGGTATTAATAGCGGAAAAGAAGTTAATTTAATACAATTGAAAGACGAGTTATTAAAAGTTTTAACAAAAGCTATTGATGACATTGAAAACTTAGAAAAATCAACAAAAATAATTGAAAAAAATAGCACAAATATAATTTCATTAGAAAATCAAATTATATTTTTACAAAGCATTTTAAGTCAATGCGAAGTTAAAATAAATCAATTTAAATCAATTCAAGAATTAAAAGAACGCTTTGAAGAAAGTGTTAATATGGAACATGCTAAATTAACAAGTTTTTCAAAAGAAAGAATTAGTAAAATTAAAACAAATCAAGAAAAAGAACAAGCTGCCATCCAACTGGATAGAGTTGCAAATGATATAATGATGATTTTTAGGGATTTAAATGATGCTATCTTTTTAGATTATATTTCACAAGAAATAATGATATATTTAGAAAGATATGTGGGTAAGTTTGATGGAGTTGAACAATTAATTATTCAATGTGAAAAACTATTTAAGCAAAGACATTTAGAACAATTAATAAATCTTTCATTGGATGCATTAACAAAAATCAAAAGAAACGACGATAAGAGGAAAAAATGAAAAGCATATTAG
- a CDS encoding ABC transporter permease: MLQIIKLEAYKYVKNIFGVIFGLVFPIMWTVIIGVAWGKETFYIPNVNKTVNVLDYCFPALMVMAILSFSVAAIPITLCSNRIDKRTKIIALANISKLQYIISLMLCYYIMYFIEFVIVLIIAITAFKLTTSIAMIMSLLFIPIVIFVLHFLISVSLANFCQTMTIISSVSLLFLMISLFFSGSTVSTYVVDPNNAWFKYIQYILPTGNAVLIINSIANQIDTSKIWWIYVTSSLYFGLFTFLAVKYFKWD, encoded by the coding sequence ATGTTACAAATAATTAAATTAGAAGCATATAAGTATGTGAAAAATATTTTTGGAGTAATTTTTGGTTTAGTCTTTCCCATAATGTGAACTGTCATAATTGGTGTTGCATGAGGAAAAGAAACATTTTATATACCTAATGTTAACAAAACTGTTAATGTTTTGGACTATTGTTTCCCTGCACTAATGGTAATGGCTATTTTAAGTTTCTCAGTTGCAGCTATTCCTATTACTTTATGTTCAAATCGTATCGATAAAAGAACAAAAATAATTGCCCTAGCAAATATTTCAAAATTACAATACATAATTTCATTAATGCTTTGCTATTATATAATGTATTTTATTGAGTTTGTAATAGTTTTAATAATAGCAATTACCGCTTTTAAATTAACAACTTCAATAGCGATGATAATGTCACTATTATTTATTCCAATTGTTATATTTGTATTACATTTTTTAATATCTGTAAGTTTAGCTAATTTTTGTCAAACTATGACAATAATTTCTTCAGTTTCATTATTATTTTTAATGATATCTTTATTCTTTTCAGGATCAACTGTATCAACTTATGTAGTTGACCCAAATAATGCATGATTTAAATACATACAATATATACTCCCAACAGGAAATGCAGTACTAATAATCAACAGTATTGCAAATCAAATAGATACTTCAAAGATATGATGAATATATGTAACTAGTTCTTTATACTTTGGATTATTTACATTTTTAGCAGTAAAATACTTTAAATGAGATTAA
- a CDS encoding DnaJ domain-containing protein, with amino-acid sequence MDKVLEIIFRILYYIFIVMIIQSIFRTGRRSNNRERDDQRSNFSNDQHQQSSSDDYYSNEQQFNQEEKSLIQAYKIMGVSTSATDADIKKKYRELAKKYHPDVNGSKEAQKKMSEINNAYDLITEKRKIKH; translated from the coding sequence ATGGATAAAGTTTTAGAGATAATATTTAGAATTCTTTACTATATTTTTATTGTTATGATAATTCAATCAATTTTTAGAACGGGAAGAAGATCTAATAATAGAGAAAGAGATGATCAAAGAAGTAATTTTAGCAACGATCAGCATCAACAATCTTCAAGCGATGATTATTATTCAAATGAACAACAGTTTAATCAGGAAGAAAAAAGTTTAATTCAAGCTTATAAAATAATGGGAGTTTCAACTAGTGCAACAGATGCGGATATTAAAAAGAAATACCGCGAACTTGCAAAAAAATACCACCCAGATGTAAATGGTTCAAAAGAAGCTCAAAAGAAAATGAGCGAAATCAATAATGCATATGATTTAATAACTGAAAAAAGAAAAATTAAACATTAA
- a CDS encoding dicarboxylate/amino acid:cation symporter, producing the protein MLYASTWDKLKDFISISSYKSLIAILVFFTLQILLWFFLKKFKNKFLHLFSGLVLGLVYGVIIQAVVGFPESFTDKEGNQLAEYQWIKELDSWSVLFKKVFILSITLLMIPLIFLSIYRAVTKKSSKRLGRITAKGIVFLVINVAVAFCIAAGIGILFKVGVTSEGEKVLDKFSNGSSGDEDTKLTSIPDMIINYLPKNFFASLASDAVIPVIIMSLVVGLSVKAISLKNPKKVEAFVKLMDASWDIVLKIVNSFIKIIPLAIMSIVTNLMITQSLTALTAVAKVLGAAYVSLFICVIYLTAALAIAKIKPHKWWQKGWRPTYQGLVTQSSSATLPYTMKSLVDEMKVDETCVSTIIPLSTTMGMIGGAGAEGGLIMSLMWTGSDSPIIHDQGIWLFLILGLIMTIIISFGIPGTPGTSTLVITSLTSSLGVPSFREATMSIMLVLEDIFDIGRTAVNILAAMVVSTIVALSEGMIHPETDILSKKAGLKQLKINNINILKDSRSEEIKSLKLKYENKSLNKLEYNQKYKDIKNSYKNKITEAKN; encoded by the coding sequence ATGTTATATGCAAGTACTTGAGATAAATTAAAAGATTTTATCTCAATAAGTAGTTATAAATCATTAATTGCAATTTTAGTTTTTTTTACACTGCAAATATTATTATGATTTTTTCTAAAGAAATTTAAAAATAAGTTTTTACATTTGTTTTCAGGATTGGTTTTAGGATTAGTTTATGGTGTCATAATACAAGCTGTTGTAGGTTTTCCTGAGTCATTTACAGATAAAGAAGGAAATCAATTAGCAGAATATCAATGAATTAAAGAACTAGATAGCTGATCTGTATTATTTAAAAAAGTATTTATATTGTCAATTACTTTATTGATGATACCTTTAATATTCTTATCAATTTATCGTGCAGTTACCAAAAAAAGTTCAAAAAGATTAGGAAGAATTACTGCAAAAGGTATTGTGTTTTTAGTAATTAACGTTGCTGTTGCATTTTGTATTGCAGCTGGAATTGGAATATTATTTAAAGTTGGAGTCACAAGTGAAGGAGAAAAAGTTTTAGATAAATTTTCAAACGGAAGTTCAGGAGATGAAGATACTAAATTAACATCTATTCCTGACATGATAATAAATTATTTACCTAAAAACTTTTTTGCAAGTCTTGCAAGTGATGCTGTAATTCCAGTAATTATTATGTCGTTAGTAGTAGGGCTAAGTGTAAAAGCGATATCTTTAAAAAATCCAAAAAAAGTTGAAGCATTTGTAAAATTAATGGATGCTAGTTGAGATATTGTATTAAAAATTGTAAATAGTTTTATTAAAATAATTCCTTTAGCAATTATGTCAATTGTTACAAACTTAATGATAACTCAATCTTTAACAGCTTTAACAGCAGTTGCAAAAGTTTTAGGAGCAGCATATGTAAGTTTATTTATTTGTGTAATTTATTTAACAGCTGCATTAGCAATTGCTAAAATAAAACCACATAAATGGTGACAAAAAGGATGAAGACCTACTTATCAAGGTTTAGTTACTCAGTCTTCAAGTGCAACATTACCTTATACTATGAAATCTTTAGTAGATGAAATGAAAGTTGATGAAACTTGTGTATCAACAATAATTCCTTTATCAACAACTATGGGCATGATTGGAGGAGCAGGTGCAGAAGGCGGCTTGATTATGTCATTAATGTGAACTGGATCTGATTCTCCTATTATTCACGACCAAGGTATATGATTATTTTTAATTTTAGGTTTAATAATGACGATAATAATTTCATTTGGAATACCAGGAACTCCTGGAACTTCAACATTAGTTATAACAAGTTTAACTAGCTCTTTAGGTGTGCCAAGTTTTAGAGAAGCTACAATGTCAATCATGTTAGTTTTAGAAGATATTTTTGATATAGGAAGAACTGCTGTAAATATTCTTGCAGCAATGGTTGTAAGTACAATTGTTGCTTTAAGCGAAGGGATGATACATCCAGAAACTGATATATTAAGTAAAAAAGCAGGCCTTAAACAGTTAAAAATAAATAATATTAATATTTTAAAAGATTCGAGAAGTGAAGAAATTAAATCCCTTAAATTAAAATACGAAAATAAAAGTTTAAACAAACTTGAATATAATCAAAAATACAAAGATATAAAAAATAGTTACAAGAATAAAATTACTGAGGCTAAAAATTAA
- a CDS encoding ATP-binding cassette domain-containing protein, whose amino-acid sequence MIKVNNLTKKIGKKTILENISLEINSGDIIGIVGENGSGKSTLVKTLLGLIKASSGNIIYNSKNFNYFPDVSNMAINMKPIELVSHFCEVNGIKSNEYKEKIKEFSKKLDLENKMTNNMKTLSTGEKKRIYMMIILLIKKEVVFFDEPTDNLDDAYNNIFFDILQQLSKKGVTIVVISHSFEFLEKFINKLIILKNGKLVYNDFYLKNQSIQKISEKIHSPTSNFKASEVIDW is encoded by the coding sequence ATGATAAAAGTAAATAATTTAACTAAAAAAATTGGTAAAAAAACAATATTAGAAAATATATCATTAGAAATTAATAGCGGAGATATTATTGGAATTGTTGGAGAAAATGGTAGTGGAAAATCAACACTTGTTAAAACTCTTTTAGGTTTGATAAAAGCAAGTAGCGGTAACATTATTTATAACAGCAAAAATTTTAATTATTTTCCAGATGTTTCTAATATGGCAATTAACATGAAACCTATAGAACTAGTTTCTCACTTTTGTGAAGTTAATGGTATTAAATCTAATGAATATAAAGAAAAAATAAAAGAGTTTTCAAAAAAATTGGATCTAGAAAATAAAATGACTAATAATATGAAAACCTTAAGTACTGGGGAAAAAAAGAGAATTTATATGATGATTATCTTATTAATCAAAAAAGAAGTAGTTTTTTTTGATGAACCAACAGATAATTTAGACGATGCTTATAACAATATATTTTTTGATATTTTACAGCAACTTTCTAAAAAAGGCGTTACAATTGTAGTTATTTCTCATTCATTTGAGTTTCTTGAGAAATTTATAAATAAATTGATAATATTAAAAAACGGTAAATTAGTATATAATGATTTTTATTTAAAAAACCAAAGCATTCAAAAAATAAGTGAAAAAATTCATTCTCCGACAAGTAACTTCAAAGCTAGTGAAGTTATTGATTGATAA
- the thiI gene encoding tRNA uracil 4-sulfurtransferase ThiI, with protein MKSILVRYGELTLKGKNKDIFINKLIQNIKFKLKKYKEDIVYKKDYNSLTLSVKNEICDQVINIIKNVFGIYSISIVDIVEKDENKILAKTLEIAKTLKEFTFKIEVERKDKSFSIGSSDLKLSIAANILKNTNNLKVDVKNPENKISVIIKIDGAYIFTSKIVASKGLPVGVGGKAISLLSGGIDSPVASYLTLKRGMQVDFLHFMTPPHTSKEALDKVFNLALKLEKYNQTNFSLYVCDFSMIIQELMHIKEESYRITIMRRIFMRIANILANKIGAKTIITGENLGQVASQTIESINVINKASDLAILRPLITYDKEEIISVAKKIDTYETSILPFDDVCSLYVPKSPVTKPRILTALDQEKNLLLDEMINYSIENKIKQYICKDGELVEKE; from the coding sequence ATGAAAAGCATATTAGTAAGATATGGGGAACTAACTTTAAAAGGTAAGAACAAAGATATATTTATCAATAAACTAATTCAAAATATTAAATTTAAGTTAAAAAAGTACAAAGAAGATATTGTTTATAAAAAAGACTACAATAGTTTAACTCTATCTGTAAAAAATGAGATTTGCGATCAAGTAATAAATATTATAAAAAATGTTTTTGGTATTTATTCAATTTCAATTGTTGATATAGTTGAAAAAGATGAAAATAAAATTTTAGCAAAAACCTTAGAAATTGCAAAAACTTTAAAAGAGTTTACCTTTAAAATAGAAGTTGAAAGAAAAGATAAAAGTTTTTCAATTGGTTCTAGTGATTTAAAATTAAGCATTGCTGCAAATATATTAAAAAATACAAATAATTTAAAAGTTGATGTAAAAAATCCTGAAAATAAAATTAGTGTTATTATAAAAATTGATGGTGCTTATATTTTCACTTCTAAAATTGTAGCATCAAAGGGTCTTCCGGTTGGGGTTGGGGGAAAAGCAATTTCTTTATTAAGTGGAGGAATTGATTCTCCTGTGGCAAGTTATTTAACATTAAAAAGAGGAATGCAAGTTGATTTTCTACATTTCATGACTCCACCCCATACTTCAAAAGAAGCTTTAGACAAAGTTTTTAACTTAGCATTAAAATTAGAAAAATATAATCAAACAAATTTTAGTCTATATGTTTGTGATTTTTCAATGATTATTCAAGAATTGATGCATATAAAAGAAGAGTCTTATCGAATCACAATCATGAGAAGAATTTTTATGAGAATCGCAAATATTTTAGCTAATAAAATTGGTGCAAAAACTATAATAACAGGAGAAAACTTAGGGCAAGTTGCTTCACAAACAATCGAGTCAATAAACGTTATTAATAAAGCATCAGATCTTGCAATTTTAAGACCTTTAATTACTTATGATAAAGAAGAAATAATAAGTGTGGCAAAAAAAATTGATACATACGAAACATCAATATTACCATTTGATGATGTTTGTTCTTTATACGTTCCAAAAAGTCCTGTTACAAAACCCAGAATTTTAACAGCATTAGATCAAGAAAAAAATTTATTATTAGATGAAATGATTAATTATTCGATAGAAAATAAAATAAAACAGTATATATGCAAAGATGGTGAATTAGTTGAAAAAGAATAA
- the rpsD gene encoding 30S ribosomal protein S4, whose product MSRYTGSKFKKARRYGFSILETGKEFSKGKKRTSAPGQHGARRSKLSGYGQQMQEKQKLKFMYGLTERQFRNTYARAKKISGITGTNFMQLLESRLDNIVYRMGLALTRQGARQLVSHGHILVNGKKLDIPSYTVKPGEAIALKDKMHKNDKVIEAMASSAKTVEFVKFDQKTFSGTFVRLPERNELNQEINDALIVEWYNRLIK is encoded by the coding sequence ATGTCAAGATACACAGGATCTAAATTTAAAAAAGCTCGTCGTTATGGGTTTTCAATTTTAGAAACAGGTAAAGAATTTTCAAAAGGTAAAAAAAGAACTTCTGCACCTGGACAACATGGAGCAAGAAGAAGCAAATTGTCAGGTTATGGACAACAAATGCAAGAAAAACAAAAATTAAAATTTATGTATGGATTAACTGAAAGACAATTTAGAAATACATATGCAAGAGCTAAAAAAATCTCAGGTATTACAGGTACTAATTTTATGCAATTATTAGAATCTAGATTAGATAACATAGTTTATAGAATGGGATTAGCATTAACAAGACAAGGAGCAAGACAATTAGTTTCTCACGGTCATATTTTAGTTAATGGTAAAAAATTAGATATTCCTTCATATACAGTTAAACCTGGTGAAGCGATTGCATTAAAAGATAAAATGCATAAAAATGATAAAGTTATTGAAGCAATGGCTTCAAGTGCAAAAACAGTTGAATTTGTAAAATTTGATCAAAAAACTTTCTCAGGAACATTTGTAAGACTACCTGAAAGAAATGAATTAAACCAAGAAATTAATGATGCATTAATTGTTGAATGATACAACCGTTTAATTAAATAA
- a CDS encoding DNA-3-methyladenine glycosylase I has protein sequence MKRCNWANINELMKNYHDNEWAKPIYEDKIFFEFLILESMQAGLSWDIVLKKRENFRVAFDNFDYQKIASYGKNKIDELMKNKGIIRNQLKIKAAINNAKQFIEIIKQYNSFSKYIWSFVNNKPIINELKSDKDILSSSLLSDKISNELKKCGFKFVGTTIIYSFLQATGIINDHINDCFVKNKY, from the coding sequence ATGAAAAGATGTAATTGAGCAAACATAAACGAATTAATGAAAAATTATCATGACAATGAATGAGCAAAACCTATTTATGAAGATAAAATATTTTTTGAGTTCTTAATTTTAGAATCAATGCAAGCAGGTTTAAGCTGAGATATAGTTTTAAAAAAGAGAGAGAACTTTAGAGTGGCTTTTGATAATTTTGATTATCAAAAAATCGCAAGTTATGGCAAAAATAAAATTGATGAATTAATGAAAAACAAAGGCATTATTAGAAATCAGCTAAAAATAAAAGCAGCAATTAATAATGCAAAACAATTTATTGAAATAATTAAACAGTATAATAGTTTTAGTAAATATATATGAAGTTTTGTGAATAATAAACCTATTATAAATGAATTAAAAAGTGATAAAGATATCTTATCTAGTAGCTTATTATCTGACAAAATTTCAAATGAGTTAAAAAAATGTGGTTTCAAATTTGTTGGAACCACAATAATTTATTCTTTTTTACAAGCCACCGGAATTATAAATGATCATATAAATGATTGTTTTGTTAAAAATAAGTATTAG